The proteins below are encoded in one region of Fibrella aestuarina BUZ 2:
- a CDS encoding toxin-antitoxin system YwqK family antitoxin, whose translation MARQAPLRASWLAGLLACWLVNCGSEPAIPMIYVNSAATGWQWRDGQLWLNNHPFSGWQYTLHPAGDTAFVGAFWEGKAEGIHRKHYANGQLRERRHYHHGWQEGEQRGWYADGKPEFTVQCQHDVYEGRLVEWFPNGRLARRGTYHEGHENGPQQLWFDNGTLKANYEARAGRLYGFTGVKNCKNARDSIRVAF comes from the coding sequence ATGGCAAGGCAGGCACCGTTACGCGCTAGCTGGCTGGCTGGCCTGCTGGCCTGCTGGCTAGTCAACTGCGGGTCGGAGCCCGCTATTCCGATGATTTACGTGAACAGCGCTGCTACGGGCTGGCAATGGCGCGACGGGCAATTGTGGCTCAACAACCACCCGTTCAGTGGCTGGCAATACACCCTGCACCCCGCGGGCGATACGGCTTTTGTGGGGGCGTTCTGGGAAGGGAAAGCCGAGGGCATTCACCGAAAGCACTATGCCAACGGGCAACTGCGCGAACGGCGCCACTACCATCACGGCTGGCAGGAAGGCGAGCAACGGGGCTGGTACGCCGACGGAAAGCCGGAGTTCACGGTCCAATGCCAGCACGATGTCTACGAAGGCCGGTTGGTGGAGTGGTTTCCCAACGGGCGGCTGGCCCGGCGCGGCACCTACCATGAAGGGCACGAAAACGGCCCGCAGCAACTCTGGTTTGACAACGGCACGCTAAAGGCCAATTACGAAGCCCGCGCCGGCCGACTGTATGGCTTCACGGGCGTAAAAAACTGCAAAAATGCACGGGACTCGATTCGCGTGGCTTTCTAA
- a CDS encoding SCO family protein has product MHGTRFAWLSKTIARLAVLAWLGTLLGCGSGPATTATGVPYYNTPDFTPLWLADSAAVARTVTHWIDPFAFRDQTNALVTPRTIAGKVHVANFFFTACPSICPKMTGLMRAVQDTFRDDPRVLLLSYSVTPWVDSVARLKQYADQEGIKADKWHLLTGDRGQLYTLARRSYFAEERIGFTRDSTEFLHTEHLILVDETRRIRGIYNGTQPQEIDHLIADIRALLGR; this is encoded by the coding sequence ATGCACGGGACTCGATTCGCGTGGCTTTCTAAGACCATCGCCCGGCTGGCCGTACTGGCGTGGCTGGGTACGTTGCTGGGTTGCGGATCGGGCCCGGCTACGACCGCCACTGGTGTTCCCTATTACAACACCCCCGATTTTACGCCGCTCTGGCTCGCCGACTCCGCCGCCGTGGCCCGCACCGTCACGCACTGGATCGACCCGTTTGCCTTCCGTGACCAGACCAACGCGCTCGTGACGCCAAGGACTATCGCGGGTAAGGTACACGTGGCTAATTTTTTCTTTACAGCCTGCCCCAGCATCTGCCCCAAAATGACGGGCCTCATGCGGGCCGTGCAGGATACATTTCGCGACGACCCGCGTGTGTTGTTGCTGTCCTACAGCGTGACACCCTGGGTTGACTCGGTAGCCCGGTTGAAGCAATACGCTGATCAGGAGGGAATTAAAGCCGATAAATGGCACCTGCTGACCGGCGATCGGGGACAATTGTATACCCTGGCTCGTCGGTCGTATTTTGCCGAAGAACGCATCGGGTTCACCCGCGACTCAACCGAGTTTTTGCATACCGAACACCTGATTCTGGTGGACGAAACCCGCCGCATTCGGGGCATTTACAACGGCACCCAACCGCAGGAAATCGACCATCTGATCGCCGACATCCGGGCATTGCTGGGTAGGTAG
- a CDS encoding 16S rRNA (uracil(1498)-N(3))-methyltransferase, producing MHLFYHPALLPTDSLGTLPDEDARHAVKTLRLGVGDPIAVTDGRGNRFLCVITKADAKQCTFRVERVEQTPARPFAVRICVAPTKNMDRIEWFVEKAVEVGIERISFFFGQHSERRVLKLERIEKIAIAAMKQSLQSWLPQLDEAVPFTQLVPAITEVQRFIAHLPDGEVVPHLARQALPGTSCAVLIGPEGDFSAQEVQQALAAGFLMATLGTNRLRTETAALTACQVVNLINA from the coding sequence ATGCACCTGTTTTATCATCCTGCCCTGTTGCCCACCGATTCGCTGGGTACGTTGCCCGACGAAGACGCCCGCCACGCCGTAAAAACCTTGCGGCTCGGTGTTGGCGATCCCATTGCCGTTACCGACGGGCGCGGAAATCGGTTTCTGTGCGTTATTACGAAGGCGGACGCGAAGCAGTGTACGTTTCGGGTCGAACGGGTCGAACAAACGCCGGCCCGGCCGTTTGCGGTGCGTATTTGTGTAGCGCCGACCAAAAACATGGATCGGATTGAGTGGTTTGTGGAGAAGGCGGTTGAGGTGGGGATTGAGCGGATCAGCTTCTTTTTTGGCCAACACTCCGAACGGCGGGTGCTAAAACTGGAACGGATCGAAAAAATTGCCATCGCCGCCATGAAACAGTCGCTGCAATCGTGGTTACCCCAACTCGACGAGGCCGTGCCGTTTACTCAACTAGTACCTGCCATCACGGAGGTGCAACGGTTTATCGCGCATCTGCCTGACGGCGAAGTGGTGCCGCATCTGGCTCGGCAGGCGTTGCCAGGTACGTCGTGTGCGGTGCTGATTGGCCCCGAAGGCGATTTTTCGGCACAAGAAGTGCAGCAGGCTCTGGCGGCGGGTTTTCTGATGGCTACGCTCGGTACTAACCGGCTCCGCACCGAAACCGCCGCGCTGACGGCCTGTCAGGTAGTCAATTTGATTAACGCGTAG
- a CDS encoding DUF4159 domain-containing protein, which yields MNRFLLFVLIVCCSSFSAVQAQPYAYRIAKLKYNGGGDWYSNKTSLPNLIKFANQQLRMNIFPEEDIVDAGSPDLFSYPFVHMTGHGNVLFSEGDVQNMRRYLMSGGFLHVDDNYGLDKFIRREMKRVFPELSFVELPFTHPIYNQKFKFPNGLPKVHEHDGKAPQGFGLIYQGRLVCFYSYECDLGNGWEDQAVYNDPESARQAALRMGANLLQYATTVVN from the coding sequence ATGAACCGCTTTCTGCTCTTCGTTCTTATCGTTTGCTGTTCCTCGTTCAGCGCTGTACAGGCGCAGCCGTACGCGTACCGCATTGCCAAGCTGAAATACAATGGCGGGGGCGACTGGTATTCCAACAAAACGTCGCTGCCCAACCTCATTAAGTTTGCCAACCAGCAGTTGCGGATGAATATCTTCCCCGAAGAAGACATCGTCGACGCGGGTAGCCCCGATTTGTTCTCGTACCCGTTTGTGCACATGACCGGCCACGGCAACGTGCTGTTTTCGGAAGGCGACGTGCAGAACATGCGGCGGTACCTGATGTCGGGTGGTTTTCTGCACGTTGATGACAACTACGGGCTCGATAAATTTATCCGACGCGAGATGAAGCGGGTTTTCCCGGAATTGTCGTTCGTGGAACTGCCCTTTACGCACCCTATTTACAATCAGAAGTTCAAGTTTCCCAACGGATTGCCCAAGGTGCATGAGCACGACGGAAAAGCGCCGCAGGGATTTGGGCTGATCTATCAGGGACGATTGGTGTGCTTTTATAGTTATGAATGTGATCTGGGCAACGGCTGGGAGGATCAGGCGGTGTATAACGACCCCGAATCGGCCCGGCAGGCCGCGTTGCGCATGGGGGCCAACCTGCTGCAATACGCGACGACGGTGGTCAATTAG
- a CDS encoding acyl-CoA desaturase: MIVVAAFAAHWYLSLFCQTFFLHRYSAHKMFSMSKFWERFFYALTYVSQGSSYLSPRAYAVLHRMHHAFSDTPKDPHSPHHTKNIFTMMWQTKNIYNAVLHRKQAIERQFDRNYPEWNLMEKIGDSWVSRAGWGIAYSLFYVFAFIYLDMHWAFFFLLPVHFVMGPVHGAIINWSGHKYGYANFDNHDKSKNSLVLDVVMMGELFQNNHHKRPNAANFGAKWFEFDPTYPMIKMLSALRIIKMRPAKATAEFETGHERRVEVQ, translated from the coding sequence GTGATTGTTGTAGCTGCTTTTGCCGCACACTGGTATCTGTCTCTGTTCTGCCAGACCTTCTTTTTGCACCGTTACTCGGCGCATAAGATGTTCTCGATGAGCAAGTTCTGGGAGCGGTTTTTCTACGCCCTCACCTATGTGTCGCAGGGCTCTTCGTATTTAAGTCCCCGTGCCTACGCCGTGTTGCACCGGATGCACCACGCCTTCAGCGACACACCGAAAGACCCGCACTCGCCGCACCATACCAAGAACATCTTCACGATGATGTGGCAGACGAAAAACATTTACAATGCCGTTTTGCACCGCAAGCAGGCCATCGAACGGCAGTTTGACCGCAATTACCCCGAGTGGAACCTGATGGAAAAGATCGGTGATTCGTGGGTATCACGGGCCGGTTGGGGCATTGCCTATAGCCTGTTCTACGTCTTTGCGTTCATCTACCTGGACATGCACTGGGCGTTTTTCTTCCTGCTGCCGGTACACTTCGTGATGGGTCCCGTTCACGGTGCCATCATCAACTGGAGTGGCCACAAGTATGGGTATGCCAACTTTGATAACCACGACAAGTCGAAAAACTCGCTGGTGCTCGACGTGGTGATGATGGGCGAACTGTTCCAGAACAACCACCACAAACGGCCCAACGCCGCCAACTTCGGTGCCAAATGGTTTGAGTTCGACCCCACGTATCCGATGATCAAAATGCTGTCGGCCCTGCGCATCATCAAAATGCGCCCCGCCAAAGCGACCGCCGAATTTGAAACTGGTCACGAGCGCCGCGTGGAGGTACAATAG
- a CDS encoding PQQ-dependent sugar dehydrogenase translates to MMTLRWLTPSSRSCWLLIGWLVWSRFGVAQTLPPNFGLATVASGLSTPTVVVSAPDGRLFITEQNGRLRVVRNGNLLPTPFAQLTVDASGERGLIGLALDPDFATTAYLYVYYTVPANGPTPPHNRISRLTAAGDVMLAGSEVVVLDLDPLSGATNHNGGSMVFGADRKLYVGVGDNAFGSNAQNLDTYLGKVLRINPDGSAPADNPFPTGSAARRRVWAYGVRNPYTLTVQPRTGRLFVNDVGQETWEEINDATTGGLNFGWPNAEGMSSNPAYTNPVYAYAHGGGDGVGCAITGGAFYSPALAVYPATYVGRYVYQDFCNNWLNTLDLSGTTAIRSAFATGLNGYGVGLTLGTDGYLYFLSWGTGALLRLTYTGDVACRTNQAGDWQTAGLWSCGQAPVSGVRSVVRHAVTLGAGPPRQAAQVNLEAGGKLSFAVGSQLRLGF, encoded by the coding sequence ATGATGACTCTACGCTGGCTCACGCCTTCATCCCGTTCGTGTTGGTTGCTCATTGGCTGGCTGGTCTGGTCCCGATTTGGCGTAGCGCAAACCCTGCCGCCCAATTTTGGGCTCGCCACGGTAGCGAGTGGCTTGAGCACACCGACGGTTGTTGTGTCGGCTCCCGATGGGCGGCTGTTCATAACCGAGCAAAACGGCCGGCTGCGGGTGGTCAGGAACGGCAATCTGCTACCGACGCCATTTGCGCAGCTAACCGTCGATGCCAGCGGCGAACGTGGCCTGATCGGTCTGGCACTTGACCCCGACTTTGCGACGACTGCATACCTGTATGTGTACTACACGGTACCGGCCAACGGCCCCACGCCGCCCCACAATCGGATCAGTCGGCTGACGGCCGCTGGCGACGTAATGCTGGCTGGTAGCGAAGTGGTCGTGCTTGATCTTGACCCATTGAGTGGGGCCACCAACCACAACGGGGGCTCGATGGTCTTCGGCGCCGACCGAAAGCTCTATGTGGGTGTCGGCGACAACGCCTTCGGGAGCAACGCGCAGAACCTGGATACGTACCTGGGCAAAGTCTTACGCATCAACCCCGATGGCAGTGCGCCCGCCGATAACCCGTTTCCCACGGGCTCGGCCGCTCGGCGGCGCGTGTGGGCCTACGGGGTTCGTAATCCATACACGCTGACGGTACAGCCGCGCACGGGACGGCTGTTTGTCAACGACGTGGGGCAGGAGACCTGGGAGGAAATCAACGATGCCACAACGGGCGGGTTGAATTTTGGCTGGCCCAATGCCGAAGGCATGAGCAGCAATCCGGCGTATACCAATCCGGTGTATGCCTACGCCCACGGCGGTGGCGATGGAGTTGGGTGCGCCATTACGGGCGGGGCCTTTTATAGCCCGGCCTTAGCCGTCTATCCGGCGACTTACGTGGGCCGCTATGTCTACCAGGATTTCTGTAACAACTGGCTCAACACACTCGATCTGTCAGGAACCACGGCGATACGATCCGCCTTCGCGACGGGCTTAAACGGCTACGGCGTTGGCCTGACGCTCGGTACCGATGGATACCTGTATTTCCTGAGTTGGGGTACCGGTGCGTTGCTTCGACTCACCTACACGGGCGATGTGGCTTGCCGGACCAATCAGGCGGGCGACTGGCAAACGGCCGGGCTGTGGTCGTGCGGGCAGGCGCCGGTAAGCGGTGTTCGGTCGGTAGTGCGGCATGCCGTCACCCTCGGTGCGGGGCCACCCAGGCAGGCTGCGCAGGTGAACCTGGAAGCAGGAGGGAAGCTCAGCTTCGCCGTCGGTAGCCAACTACGGCTTGGCTTTTAA
- a CDS encoding DUF2911 domain-containing protein, which produces MFKLIITACLSACLTAGYAQIDVPAASPAATISQQIGLGTVTVSYSRPSLKGRTMFGDRVPYGKVWRTGANKITTLQLSEPMTINGKALETGTYGLYSIPDQDSFTFIINKDANAWGAYDYKEANDVVRLVVKPERLNNRQKTETLTFEFVSITPTSATLQMRWETMAAQLTITDDADSHVMAQIKQKTADPKASTDTYFAAANYYLDTNRDLNQALSWANKVVEKSQEYWTYHLRAKIEAKLGNCKAARADAQMSLDMAKKANDDAYIKNNETILEGCKL; this is translated from the coding sequence ATGTTTAAACTCATCATTACCGCATGCTTATCGGCTTGTTTGACAGCCGGTTATGCCCAAATCGACGTACCTGCGGCCAGCCCTGCGGCGACCATCAGCCAGCAGATCGGCCTGGGTACCGTCACGGTCTCGTATAGCCGCCCTTCGCTGAAAGGTCGTACCATGTTTGGCGACCGCGTGCCCTATGGCAAAGTATGGCGCACCGGTGCCAATAAAATCACGACCCTGCAACTATCGGAGCCCATGACGATCAATGGGAAGGCGCTGGAAACGGGTACGTATGGTTTGTATTCAATCCCGGATCAGGATTCGTTTACGTTCATCATTAACAAAGACGCCAACGCCTGGGGGGCCTACGATTACAAAGAAGCCAATGACGTAGTGCGGCTGGTGGTGAAGCCCGAGCGCCTGAACAATCGGCAGAAGACCGAAACCCTTACGTTCGAGTTTGTCAGCATCACCCCAACCTCGGCCACGCTGCAAATGCGCTGGGAGACGATGGCGGCTCAGCTGACCATTACCGACGATGCCGACTCGCACGTGATGGCGCAGATCAAACAAAAAACGGCCGACCCCAAGGCCTCAACCGATACGTATTTTGCGGCGGCCAATTATTACTTGGATACCAACCGGGATCTGAATCAGGCGCTGAGCTGGGCCAACAAAGTGGTTGAGAAATCACAGGAATACTGGACATACCACTTGCGGGCCAAGATCGAAGCCAAACTGGGCAACTGCAAAGCGGCCCGCGCCGACGCGCAGATGTCGCTCGATATGGCCAAAAAGGCCAACGACGACGCCTACATCAAAAACAACGAGACCATTCTGGAAGGCTGCAAACTCTAA
- a CDS encoding membrane protein, producing the protein MKLIHYSLLAAALLASPLAKAQESPKEEDFFKITRVSAPEGTLLEVGGLTMLPNGDLGVATRRGDIFIVQNPTSRRPFFRKFASGLHEVLGLAYKDGSLYCAQRGELTKMTDTNQDGKADLFETVYAWPLSGHYHEYSFGPKIAPDGTFFVTGNVAFGDEEWWRGESRVPWRGWTMKISENGQMQPWATGMRSPAGLGMIDGELFYADNQGDWQGSGGVVHVKKGAFTGHPAGLRWTGMPNSPLKLTAEQFYAKIDIRQKRDANGRMIKPENVVNETPDLLFKVKETFPEIQTPAVWLPHGVLGISNSEILPIPQGVFGPFSGQLLVGDQGMSKISRVMLEKVNGEYQGAAIEFRSGFRSGVMRLAFAPDGSLFVGETNRGWGSAGDANEGLQRLVYNGNTPFEMRTVRAMPDGFEVEFTQPVTKASAEDLASYSVESFIYKYHPVYGSPTINKEKHAIKGVKVSDDGLRARILVDNLRKSYIHQLTLDGVRSQDGTYSLVHPIAYYTLNNIPDGTKLALTEVSTKNSAAVTAAKEAAPATAKPATGKATATKPAAKGKPALQLGQAVSMAKAPTYDEVKGLLSRHTCLACHNAEKRQVGPAYKDVAKRGYTNDQLVELIYNPKPANWPDYSTEMPPMPQVPKADALKIAAWINSLSPANKGGAAKAASNPDEPKTK; encoded by the coding sequence ATGAAACTCATCCATTATTCCCTCCTGGCGGCAGCCCTGCTGGCAAGCCCGCTGGCCAAGGCGCAGGAATCGCCCAAAGAGGAGGATTTCTTCAAGATTACGCGGGTTTCGGCCCCCGAGGGTACGTTGCTCGAAGTGGGCGGCCTCACCATGTTGCCCAACGGTGATCTGGGTGTGGCCACCCGCCGGGGCGATATCTTCATTGTGCAGAACCCCACCAGCCGACGGCCCTTCTTCCGCAAGTTTGCGTCGGGGTTGCACGAGGTGCTGGGCCTGGCCTACAAAGATGGGTCGCTCTACTGCGCCCAACGCGGTGAACTCACCAAAATGACCGACACCAACCAGGATGGCAAGGCCGATCTGTTCGAGACGGTTTACGCCTGGCCGCTGTCGGGTCACTACCACGAGTATAGCTTCGGGCCTAAAATCGCGCCGGACGGCACCTTCTTCGTGACAGGCAACGTGGCCTTCGGCGACGAAGAGTGGTGGCGGGGCGAAAGCCGGGTCCCCTGGCGCGGCTGGACGATGAAGATCAGCGAAAACGGGCAGATGCAACCCTGGGCGACGGGGATGCGCTCACCCGCAGGCCTGGGCATGATCGACGGCGAACTCTTCTACGCCGACAACCAGGGCGACTGGCAGGGATCGGGGGGCGTCGTGCACGTCAAGAAAGGGGCCTTCACCGGTCACCCGGCGGGTCTGCGCTGGACGGGCATGCCCAACTCACCGCTCAAACTAACGGCCGAGCAGTTTTATGCCAAAATCGACATTCGGCAGAAACGCGACGCCAACGGCCGGATGATCAAGCCCGAAAACGTGGTCAACGAAACGCCCGATCTGCTCTTTAAGGTGAAAGAGACATTCCCCGAGATCCAGACGCCCGCCGTCTGGTTGCCGCACGGGGTGTTGGGGATCTCCAACTCCGAAATCCTGCCCATTCCGCAGGGGGTGTTTGGTCCCTTCAGCGGGCAGCTGCTGGTAGGCGATCAGGGCATGAGCAAGATCTCGCGGGTGATGCTCGAAAAAGTAAACGGCGAGTATCAGGGTGCAGCCATCGAATTCCGGTCGGGATTCCGGTCGGGCGTGATGCGCCTGGCCTTTGCGCCCGATGGTTCGCTGTTCGTGGGTGAAACCAACCGGGGCTGGGGCTCGGCGGGTGATGCCAACGAAGGGCTGCAACGCCTGGTGTATAACGGCAACACGCCTTTCGAGATGCGCACGGTACGCGCCATGCCTGATGGCTTCGAGGTTGAGTTTACCCAACCCGTCACCAAGGCGTCGGCTGAAGATCTGGCCTCATACTCGGTGGAAAGCTTCATCTACAAGTATCACCCGGTTTATGGTAGCCCCACGATCAACAAGGAAAAACACGCCATCAAGGGTGTGAAAGTATCCGACGATGGCCTGCGGGCACGCATTCTGGTCGATAACCTGCGCAAAAGCTACATCCATCAGCTTACCCTCGACGGGGTACGTTCGCAGGACGGCACTTATTCGCTGGTGCACCCGATCGCCTACTACACGCTCAACAACATTCCCGATGGCACCAAACTGGCCCTGACGGAGGTTAGCACGAAAAATTCAGCGGCGGTGACGGCCGCCAAAGAAGCGGCGCCAGCCACGGCGAAGCCCGCAACTGGTAAAGCAACCGCCACCAAACCGGCAGCCAAAGGCAAACCAGCTCTCCAACTGGGGCAGGCGGTCAGCATGGCGAAAGCGCCTACCTACGACGAAGTAAAAGGGTTGCTGTCGCGGCACACCTGCCTGGCCTGCCACAACGCCGAGAAACGGCAGGTGGGCCCGGCCTACAAAGACGTGGCGAAGCGCGGGTACACCAACGATCAACTCGTAGAGCTGATCTACAACCCGAAACCCGCCAACTGGCCCGACTACTCGACCGAGATGCCGCCCATGCCGCAGGTGCCCAAAGCCGATGCGCTGAAGATTGCGGCCTGGATCAACTCATTGTCTCCGGCCAACAAAGGCGGTGCTGCCAAAGCCGCCAGTAACCCCGATGAGCCAAAAACGAAGTAA
- a CDS encoding family 16 glycoside hydrolase has translation MQKFLLPVLVTASGWLGTQVVFGQSGKPLPLTDLSGFRQPVPANWSLASDLNADLSKPNTLTVKPGTGILVCQPSGKYGSQFNLLTAADHGDADIELDFMMAKGANSGIYLQGRYELQLLDSWGVATPKASDVGSIYERWDERRPEGQKGYEGHPARQNAGKAPGLWQHLRISFQAPRFDASGKKTENARFLRVELNGILIHDNVEVSGPTRGPLADDEKARGPLMFQGDHGAVAFRNITITPYDAARPRLSELSYSIYKGNFRTEPSFGGLAPESKGTSPILSAAVSRIPNDFVIRYTGTLHVDQEGDYTFNTATSGGSGRLTINNQPVGNWRENNSSGKVTLPKGDLPFELLYSKFADWAGPNLELAVTGPGIRRFLLTPAGTSQDESDPILVSAETNTLLRSFMDLPKTKNAQGRTYRVTHGISVGSPEQVHYTYDADNGAIVQVWRGMFLDATPMWENRGDGSSRPMGAVSYLGAKPQLTVARLASAQAPWPADTANSGFRPKGYALDNSDRPTFRYVVADAMVNDQIRVLPDGHGLQRELTVAQGGKSLYARLADAQTIEAMPNNTYLIDGKSYFIQLNDKTAKPVVRSSNGRQELIVPIADKLTYSILF, from the coding sequence ATGCAGAAGTTTCTTTTACCGGTTCTTGTTACAGCCAGCGGTTGGCTAGGAACCCAAGTCGTGTTTGGCCAGTCGGGCAAACCCCTTCCCCTGACCGATCTGAGTGGCTTCCGGCAGCCCGTCCCGGCCAACTGGAGCCTTGCGTCTGATCTCAACGCAGACCTGTCTAAACCCAACACGTTGACCGTGAAGCCCGGAACGGGCATTCTGGTCTGCCAGCCATCGGGTAAGTATGGCTCACAGTTTAACCTGCTTACCGCGGCCGATCACGGCGATGCCGACATCGAACTCGACTTTATGATGGCTAAAGGCGCCAACTCGGGCATCTACCTGCAGGGGCGCTACGAACTTCAATTGCTCGATAGCTGGGGTGTCGCAACGCCGAAAGCGTCGGATGTAGGCTCGATCTACGAACGCTGGGACGAACGCCGCCCCGAAGGCCAGAAAGGCTACGAAGGCCACCCGGCCCGCCAGAATGCCGGCAAAGCCCCCGGCCTGTGGCAGCACCTGCGCATCTCGTTTCAGGCCCCCCGTTTCGATGCGAGTGGCAAGAAGACCGAAAACGCTCGCTTCCTGCGGGTTGAACTCAACGGCATCCTGATCCACGACAACGTGGAGGTGAGCGGCCCCACGCGCGGCCCGCTGGCCGATGATGAAAAAGCCCGTGGTCCGCTTATGTTCCAGGGCGATCATGGCGCGGTGGCGTTTCGCAACATCACCATCACCCCTTACGACGCCGCTCGCCCCCGCCTGAGCGAGCTCAGCTACAGCATCTACAAAGGCAACTTCCGCACTGAGCCATCGTTTGGTGGCTTGGCGCCCGAATCGAAGGGCACGTCGCCGATTCTGTCGGCTGCCGTTAGCCGGATTCCCAACGATTTCGTCATTCGCTACACCGGCACGCTGCACGTCGATCAGGAGGGTGATTACACTTTCAACACGGCCACTAGTGGCGGCTCGGGCCGGCTGACCATCAATAACCAACCCGTTGGCAACTGGCGCGAAAACAATAGCAGCGGCAAAGTGACGCTGCCCAAAGGCGACCTGCCGTTTGAACTGCTCTACAGCAAATTTGCCGACTGGGCCGGGCCAAATCTGGAACTTGCCGTAACCGGGCCGGGTATCCGCCGCTTCCTGTTGACGCCCGCTGGTACCTCGCAGGACGAATCGGACCCGATTCTGGTATCGGCCGAAACGAATACACTACTCCGCAGCTTCATGGACCTGCCGAAAACGAAAAACGCGCAGGGACGTACCTACCGCGTTACGCACGGCATTTCGGTGGGTAGCCCCGAACAGGTACACTACACCTACGATGCCGATAACGGGGCCATTGTGCAGGTGTGGCGCGGCATGTTCCTCGACGCGACCCCCATGTGGGAAAACCGGGGCGATGGCTCATCGCGGCCAATGGGCGCGGTCAGCTACCTTGGTGCCAAACCGCAACTGACGGTGGCTCGCCTGGCGTCAGCGCAGGCCCCCTGGCCCGCCGACACCGCCAACAGCGGATTCCGCCCTAAAGGCTACGCGCTCGACAACAGCGACCGTCCTACGTTCAGGTACGTGGTTGCCGACGCGATGGTCAACGATCAGATCCGGGTATTGCCCGACGGTCATGGTCTGCAACGCGAACTGACGGTGGCCCAGGGTGGCAAAAGCCTTTATGCCCGCCTGGCTGATGCCCAAACCATCGAGGCGATGCCCAACAACACGTACCTGATCGACGGTAAGTCTTACTTCATTCAGCTCAATGACAAGACCGCGAAGCCCGTTGTGCGCAGCAGCAATGGTCGGCAGGAACTGATCGTCCCGATTGCCGACAAACTCACGTATTCGATTCTTTTCTAA
- a CDS encoding 3-keto-disaccharide hydrolase, with the protein MKQVTSTLAVVLATAGFSFAQVQPNKQTPESSEIWEPVPPVVTPGVYSANTAGTTAPSDAVVLFDGKNADNWYANKGYAPTASTDPLQWPVQNGVLYSSKTSSARSKQEFGDMQLHLEFQTPSKVEGNGQGRGNSGVFLQGRYEVQVLDNYQNPTYVNGMVGSIYKQAIPLVNPSRKPGEWQSYDIIFIAPRFNKAGLMLEPAYVTVLLNGILVQNHVAVKGTTEYIGVPKVQAHGKGPIVLQDHGNPVGFRNIWVREL; encoded by the coding sequence ATGAAACAAGTAACCTCGACCCTTGCGGTAGTGCTGGCTACGGCTGGCTTTTCATTTGCGCAGGTGCAACCCAACAAGCAAACGCCTGAGTCATCCGAAATCTGGGAGCCCGTGCCCCCCGTTGTAACGCCCGGTGTGTACTCGGCCAACACGGCTGGCACCACGGCGCCCTCCGATGCGGTTGTGCTGTTCGATGGTAAGAACGCCGATAACTGGTACGCCAACAAAGGCTACGCCCCCACCGCCAGCACCGATCCGCTGCAATGGCCCGTGCAAAACGGCGTGCTGTACTCGTCGAAAACCTCGTCGGCCCGCTCGAAGCAGGAGTTTGGCGACATGCAGCTTCACCTCGAATTCCAGACGCCCTCTAAAGTAGAAGGCAACGGGCAGGGCCGCGGCAACAGTGGTGTGTTCCTGCAGGGGCGCTACGAAGTGCAGGTGCTCGACAACTACCAGAACCCCACTTATGTGAACGGGATGGTCGGCTCGATCTACAAGCAAGCGATTCCGCTCGTGAACCCCAGCCGTAAACCCGGCGAGTGGCAATCGTACGACATCATCTTCATCGCTCCGCGCTTCAACAAAGCGGGCCTGATGCTCGAACCCGCCTACGTCACGGTGCTGCTCAACGGCATTCTGGTGCAGAACCACGTAGCCGTAAAAGGCACGACCGAGTACATCGGGGTTCCTAAAGTGCAGGCCCACGGCAAAGGCCCCATCGTTCTGCAAGATCACGGCAACCCCGTTGGCTTCCGGAACATCTGGGTGCGGGAGCTTTAA